The window CGTGGCTTTGATATCAACAGCCACGCCACCGGCCGTTTCATCGTATCTTTCCGACACTTCAAGCGTGCGGAATATGCCCATCCGGTGCAGTTCCCGGCGTGTTTTAGCCTGCATTTCCGCGCTCCAGGGTTCGCCGGGTTTAAGCGGAATGCGCGAGAGGATGGTCGCGCTGCTGACTCTGGTTTCGGTGATATTGATCGCGGTTACCGGCAGTCCCTCCAGCGATGCGGGCTGTGCCTGTGCAGCCGCCGCGCAGAAAAACGCCGCAAGCCATGTGAACGCGAGATTCCTTTTCAGGCCGGATGTCATCGCTATATTCTACCTAAAATAGTCACGCGCTTTATACCGGGCGCAAAAAATACTATAAAATGATATGCGCAATATCGCGGTGTTTATCATGTTGTTTGCCATGTTGTTTGCCGGCTGCGGCAAAAAAGAAAGTTCGCTTTTTGAAAACGCGCGGAATGAAAAAGATCCGGTCAAAGCAGCCAGACTGTACGATAAAATTCTAAGCGAACATCCCCGTCATCCGGGCGCGCTTGCCGCGCGCGGGCTGATCAGCCTTGACGCAGGCCGCTATACCCCTGCCATTGAGGATTTCACCGCCGCGATAGAAGCGGATCCCCGGTCCGCCGGACCCGCCTATAATCTGCGCGCCAGAGCCTATGCGCGCATGAAACTTTTTAACAAAGCGCTTGCCGATGTTGACAAGGCGGCCGCCCGGAACGCCCGTTCCATCGAAACGCTGGATGAACTGGGCCGGGCTTTTCTTTCCGCCGGCCGCGCGGCCGATGCCGTGCGGGTATACCGCATGGCCGTGGCGGTTAACGGCGAAGCGGCGGAGAGCCGCATCAGGCTGGGCGAAGCCCTGTTCGCCGTGAACGATCAGGCCGGCGCGGTGCGCGAATTTTCCACCGTGATAACCGCCGCGCCGGACAAGGCGGGCCGGGCCTATCTGGGCCGCTGCCGCGCTCAGGTTTATATGCGCCAGTCCCGGGCGGCGCTGGCGGATTGCGCGCAGGCGGCGGATCGCGGCGTGACGGACGCACTTGCGCTTGCCGCGGATCTGTATTCCGCTTTGGGCGACAGCGCCACCGCGGCCGGCCTATACGCCAGATATGCGGATGCCCGGCCCGACGATTATGAAGCGGCGGTGAAACTGGCGGATTTGCTTTATGAATCCGGTCAATACGGCAGGGCGGCCGATATTTACGAACGAAGCGTGCGGCGATACGCCGCGCCGGTCGAGGCTGACTGCCGGGCGGTTTTAAGCCTCATGCGCGCCAACCGCTGCGAAACAGCCAGCCTGGTCGTGCCGGTGCTGATAAAGAATTTTCACAATGAAGGGCAGGCCTATGCCGCCACGGCCGCCTATCAGGCGTATTGTCTTAAAGACGCGAACCGTGCGCTGCACAGCATGGAATCGGCGTTC of the Elusimicrobiaceae bacterium genome contains:
- a CDS encoding tetratricopeptide repeat protein, with product MRNIAVFIMLFAMLFAGCGKKESSLFENARNEKDPVKAARLYDKILSEHPRHPGALAARGLISLDAGRYTPAIEDFTAAIEADPRSAGPAYNLRARAYARMKLFNKALADVDKAAARNARSIETLDELGRAFLSAGRAADAVRVYRMAVAVNGEAAESRIRLGEALFAVNDQAGAVREFSTVITAAPDKAGRAYLGRCRAQVYMRQSRAALADCAQAADRGVTDALALAADLYSALGDSATAAGLYARYADARPDDYEAAVKLADLLYESGQYGRAADIYERSVRRYAAPVEADCRAVLSLMRANRCETASLVVPVLIKNFHNEGQAYAATAAYQAYCLKDANRALHSMESAFRLGFDRFFALEPYGEYGFFLDLIAKNPQYRQMREAARKNRSAGSCPTCGGKQ